Below is a genomic region from Brassica rapa cultivar Chiifu-401-42 chromosome A08, CAAS_Brap_v3.01, whole genome shotgun sequence.
TAAATTCTGTTTTGAAATTCTATACTAGATGTTGTCTGATTATTCAGAATAAAAAAGAAGTaagaaatcattttaaaatatacaattattgttttgtatttcatttttaatagaataaataaTTCTTTTGGTGTAAGAGGGTAAAATGGTAAAAGCATCGCGATATTTCTCCTACCACACAACACACCTAACCAACCAACACCAAAATTAGCAAAGAGGGGTAAATCGGTAATTACAATACGACCGCTTCCCCGCTTTAAAACCCAACGACCTTCCTTCCACTTCTCCACTCTCCGATCTCAGATCTCTCACTCACTCATCCTCACCATGGATCCAGTCTCATCCTGGGGAAACACCCCTCTCGTCACCGTCGATCCCGAGATCCACGACCTCATCGAGAAGGAGAAACGCCGCCAGTGCCGCGGAATCGAACTCATCGCCTCCGAGAATTTCACCTCCTTCGCCGTCATCGAAGCTCTCGGAAGCGCGCTGACCAACAAATACTCCGAAGGCATGCCCGGTAACCGTTACTACGGAGGGAACGAGTTCATCGACCAGATCGAGAATCTGTGCCAGTCACGCGCTCTCGAAGCCTTCCGTCTCGAGTCAGCATCCTGGGGCGTCAATGTGCAGCCCTACTCCGGATCTCCGGCCAACTTCGCCGCGTACACCGCCTTGCTTCAGCCTCACGATCGCATCATGGGGCTTGATCTGCCGTCGGGTGGTCATCTCACGCATGGATACTACACATCCGGAGGGAAGAAGATCTCTGCTACTTCCATCTACTTTGAGAGCCTTCCTTATAAGGTGAACTTCACCACTGGTTACATCGATTACGATAAGCTTGAGGAGAAGGCCATGGATTTCAGGCCTAAGTTGCTCATCTGTGGCGGTAGTGCCTACCCTAGGGACTGGGATTACGCTAGATTGAGAGCCGTTGCTGATAAGGTTGGAGCTCTTTTGCTCTGTGACATGGCTCACATTAGTGGCCTCGTTGCTGCTCAGGTATACTTTTGTTTTGCATGATCTGGAACTCTTATCGAATGTGTGAGTGTGCCATGAGAACTAATAACTCTGATTAAGACCACTCTAATGTGAGCTGCCAAGATTGAGTTTTGCGCATTTAATCACATTAGCTTATTGAGTTTTTATTTGACCTGCAGGAAGCGGCAAACCCATTTGAGTACTGTGACGTTGTGACAACAACAACCCACAAGAGTTTGAGGGGTCCAAGGGCTGGTATGATCTTCTACAGGAAGGGCCCAAAACCACCAAAGAAGGGGCAGCCCGAGGGTGCAGTCTATGACTTTGAGGACAAAATCAACTTTGCTGTGTTCCCTGCGCTTCAAGGTGGTCCTCACAATCACCAGATTGGTGCTCTAGCTGTTGCCTTGAAGCAGGCTAACACTCCTGCTTTCAAGGTCTATGCGAAACAGGTGAAAGCCAATGCTGTTGCCCTTGCTAACTACCTGATGGGCAAGGGATACAGCATTGTAACTGGTGGAACTGAAAACCACCTTGTTCTTTGGGATCTTCGCCCTCTTGGATTGACCGGTAACTCGATAATATTTGAGAAAAAGAACAACCTTTGAGACCATTGTTATTATGAACCAGTcctaatttatttaattctgCTTCTGTCAGGTAACAAAGTTGAGAAGCTTTGTGATCTGTGCAACATTACTCTGAACAAGAATGCTGTATTTGGAGATAGCAGTGCTCTTGCTCCTGGAGGTGTAAGAATCGGTAAGAGAGTGACTAAAATGTTCTCGCTTGGATTTTGAAAACATatctaaaaatgtttatttgtaGGTACACCTGCGATGACATCAAGGGGACTGGTGGAGAAGGACTTTGAGAAGATAGGAGAGTTCTTGAGCCGATCAGTGACACTCACATTGAACATCCAGAAGGAGCACGGTAAGCTGTTGAAGGACTTCAACAAGGGATTGGTGAACAACAAGGAGATCGAGGAGCTCAAGGCTGATGTGGAGAAGTTCTCCGCCTCTTATGAGATGCCTGGATTTCTCATGTCTGAGATGAAGTACCAGGATTAGAGATCTCCTTCTCtatcaaaagagtgatcttCCATTTCTCTTTATATAATATGCTTTTGTAGGGTCGCCTTATCGGAAATTTTCAAGGCGATGAGATGAAACAAACAGAGTAAAAAAGGGTTTTCTTGGGTTATTTCTTCTTGaatgttttcttgtttttctctattttGTTGGCTTTTTAATAAGGGAAAATTCCTTAAAAGTACCCAGACTGAATTTCTTTTGCTACTTTAATACACAAACTTTTTAGGCTCCTCATTTAATACACAGACTAAATTGCGTTACCCATAAAATACATCAATTTCTAAATTTCAGAGGTTTCACACTTCGATTCTAACAGCGTTAACTCTGTTTAACAGAGAATCAAGAGGacgttaattttttaattaagcACGTGATTAAACCGTTAAAACATCGGGTTCCTTCATCAAAAGCCCCAAATTGAAAGAAGAACAAACCCTAATTTCATTTACCCCACAATCGAATTGCTCTagactctcttcttctctaAACATTGTTCTTCTTCTCTAAACATTATTTTTCTTCTCCTCTGCGAGTCTGTCCCCTTCCTCCAACAATAATGCAGTTGAATCTTCAGATGTGGCTGGTTGAGAAGCTGTGCTAAGCAACTGTTTCAGATTTCTGATTTCTTCTCTCTGACGATCCATCACGCCTCTCGCCTCCAGTAAACTCTGTTTCTGCCATTCATTTTGCGCCTGCTTATCAATCCAATCGACGAACCCATGAGAACCGCAGCACCAAAACCTTCTACCTGGATTGTCATCTGTCCATGCCTTCGCCGGAGTCGATCTCTTATTACAGTAGCATAACGGACCGTCGACCTTCTTCTTATAGGATGACCTTGCACTAGAACTCGAGCCTTCACTCTTAGCCATCGATTTGAGGGATTTCTGGGAAATAAAGAGTTGAATAAAATTAGGGCTTGTTCTTTTTTTGATTTGGGGCTTTTGATGAAGGAACCCGAGGATTAACGGTTCAATCACGTgtctaattaaaaaattaacgtCGTCTTGATTTTCTAGTAAACAGAGTTAACGCTGTTAGAATCGAGGTGTGAAACTTCTGAAATTCAAAAGTTGATGTATTTTTTGGGTAACGCAACTTAGTCTGTATTTTAAATGGGGAGCCTAAAAAGTTCGTGTATTAAAGTAGCAAAAGAAATTCAGTCTGGGTATTTTTAAGGAATTTTCCCTTTTAATAATATCAGCGAGTTTCTCTTACACACGTTCAACCTTCCATTTTTGGGTTCAAGCCCATGTTTAGGTCTACGCAAACATCTAGGCACAAGCTGGGtacttgttttcttttgtcCTATTCGTTATTTGGTTTGTCTCGTGGAAATATCAAaataatctatcttattaaaactcaaatataaattaggtttgtttggtaatttttttaaaactttatttggaaacatagattgtagttttcttaaaaaaatttgtttggaaacatgaactgcaattaaaaaaaaaatatgtttagaaGCATagattgtagttttaaaaaatatgtttgtttggaaacatgtataGCAGTAACTAagagaaaaatatatgtaatgggcttatattttaaagaaaactaGACCATGACCTGCGCCAGCGCGGATatgaatttttggtttttggttatttatttaattaaatgatgtatttttaatatttgatgtattatattcaccaagtaaataatttttttggcgTCTTAAACCATCTATTTATGACGAATATTcgatattatataaaaaattgaacaaatacatgtaattagagaattgtagatatataaaaatagtggttattaatgtaaaatatgaagaaatattatattatgacttaatatggcataaaagattataaattagttatacatgtttaaaaaatacaatgatttttaaaaaattatgaaaaaattaacatataaaaaagagCGATGAATTGgtcatcaaattgtaaataattttataattttattagtaataaattatttatagtctttgttttgcgtcaaaataattattaaatgtccatagcattaatatgttaaaaagACCATATTATGAAAACCCATATTGTAACTGTTTTTTTTCGGaaaatgtaacaaaaaaaatgtcttTAACTCttgtaaataaatgattaaatgAAGGAAATTGGAGTCATTGACcacattttgaatttaaaataaataaatagttttttattaTGAGGAGAAAGAGAAACTTTTTTAAGAGTGATAGGGAATTTCAAGTTAAACTCCCAAACTATAACATGTCCATTGACTATATTCACCATGCTAAAACCATTTATTGTTCTTCTGAAACACtcatttaatctattaaaactaaATTACAATTAGAAATTAACGTTAACTTTATTCAAAAATTTACAATCAAATGCCACCGACCTTTAATATAGAGATTTTAGAATATTAATAAACCATGTAAATTTAATTTACATACTAAACGAATATCTCTTACATAAAAGTTCAGTTCCCTTAATGgcatactagattttgacccgcacgcccgtgcgggtgtatttttttttttaaaaatatgatgctatttgatttttatgtcactatttagggttgggcaaaaaactcgaattcgaaggATTGAACTGAtctcaatccgaataagtagtactaaatccgaaccagaattgattaaatatccgaattattcaaaattttggcaTTTGAAGAACTAaaatctaatccgatccgaaccgaagtattttgggtatccaaaatagatttatatacttatatatattaattatttttatattttatatatataaaaacatccagaatatatatgatacttttaagtttgcttaaatgcttgaaaatatatacaaataatcaaatgtaaatatcttaaatagttaaaatatactcaaaactacaaaaatacttaaataattattaattttctatccaaatatttaaaccaaacctatttaaattgattatccaaatccgaaccaaatcctcaaaaaTCTTAAATGAACACGAAATTccaaaaagacccgaaaacgaacccgaacgcccatccctaatcactattatatatatcttatatgtgtcatcataggttacaaaatatttgttatcatataattaattgtattttatacgtaccatcaaataagtttttttataattaataatattgtatatgtacaatcatataaataatcaaataaattatattttaaaatttaatgtgaaatataaaaatcataatttaagttggtgtatgaaattgggctttgtattgtatttttcttatattattgaaaacatttttataatagttattggaaaatatgtttatttttgaatatatgtttatttttgaatgaattttttatataaatcaattttaaattagtattttgatttgaatatatatatcaagtaacatagactcatcactttttaataatatagatgtaatGGACTTCCAATTTTTTAGTGGCATaaacccattatttttttttctaacttagtGCTATCCATATTTCCAAACAGTgctattttttaactattatccatattgccaaacaatctcaatgtgtacttcaactttaataatatagataatatCTATTCCAAATCACGTTTTacttacataaaatatatatatatatattgtttacaaccctttagaaataaaatgaatgtatttcaaaataattaaaaatgtatattctGTTTTCTTCACGTTCAAATCACAACGGTATACATATGTTGttaagattttttattaaacctaTCCcactcaaataaataaataaataaatatttatatatatcactTGCCTTTT
It encodes:
- the LOC103833148 gene encoding serine hydroxymethyltransferase 4 — its product is MDPVSSWGNTPLVTVDPEIHDLIEKEKRRQCRGIELIASENFTSFAVIEALGSALTNKYSEGMPGNRYYGGNEFIDQIENLCQSRALEAFRLESASWGVNVQPYSGSPANFAAYTALLQPHDRIMGLDLPSGGHLTHGYYTSGGKKISATSIYFESLPYKVNFTTGYIDYDKLEEKAMDFRPKLLICGGSAYPRDWDYARLRAVADKVGALLLCDMAHISGLVAAQEAANPFEYCDVVTTTTHKSLRGPRAGMIFYRKGPKPPKKGQPEGAVYDFEDKINFAVFPALQGGPHNHQIGALAVALKQANTPAFKVYAKQVKANAVALANYLMGKGYSIVTGGTENHLVLWDLRPLGLTGNKVEKLCDLCNITLNKNAVFGDSSALAPGGVRIGTPAMTSRGLVEKDFEKIGEFLSRSVTLTLNIQKEHGKLLKDFNKGLVNNKEIEELKADVEKFSASYEMPGFLMSEMKYQD